Proteins encoded by one window of Candidatus Terasakiella magnetica:
- a CDS encoding YifB family Mg chelatase-like AAA ATPase — translation MTARITTVTFSGIDVIEVEVQVSITTGLPALNIVGLADKAVSEARERVRAALTALGLSLPPKRITVNLSPADLAKEGSHFDLPIALGLLAAMGVISEEELLPFIVLGELALDGRISPVTGVLPAAIHAQVSERNILCPKPQGGEAVWAGDLDVLAPHDLLELVNHFKGRQLLNRPQPIKVVQQNTGEMPDLRDIRGQESAKRALEVAAAGSHNLLLCGPPGAGKSMLARRLPGILPPLDAHEALEVSMIHSIAGTLPEGGLMVERPFRDPHHSASMPALIGGGHRVRPGEVSLAHLGVLFLDELPEYNRTALEALRQPLETGRAEIARANAHVSYPARVQLIAAMNPCRCGHLDDAALACSRAPKCAETYRDKISGPLLDRIDLHLDVPPVSPMDLHLPPSSEGTQEVRARVLRARMVQKERYQEKGLRTNAEADGEFLLKISQPDQAGQNLLLEATNKLKLSARGYHRVLRVARTLADLEGCENVKADHIAESLSYRPNMSRKTEQAFAV, via the coding sequence ATGACGGCACGCATTACAACAGTTACTTTTAGTGGCATAGACGTTATTGAAGTCGAAGTCCAAGTTTCAATCACCACAGGACTTCCCGCCCTTAATATTGTCGGCTTGGCGGATAAGGCGGTTTCTGAGGCGCGTGAAAGGGTGCGTGCAGCGCTTACGGCGTTGGGGCTCTCTTTACCACCTAAAAGGATCACGGTTAATCTTTCACCTGCTGATCTGGCAAAAGAAGGCTCACATTTTGATTTGCCTATTGCCCTTGGTTTGTTAGCCGCCATGGGGGTGATTTCTGAGGAAGAGCTTTTGCCTTTTATTGTGTTGGGGGAGCTTGCCTTGGATGGGCGGATTTCTCCGGTAACAGGCGTGTTACCTGCCGCCATTCATGCTCAAGTGAGTGAGCGCAATATTTTATGCCCCAAACCCCAAGGCGGCGAAGCGGTCTGGGCGGGGGATCTGGATGTGTTGGCTCCGCATGATTTACTGGAACTGGTCAATCATTTTAAAGGTCGTCAGCTTTTAAACCGTCCACAACCCATTAAAGTGGTGCAACAAAACACAGGTGAGATGCCGGATTTGCGCGATATCCGCGGACAAGAAAGTGCCAAACGTGCATTAGAGGTGGCGGCGGCTGGAAGCCATAATCTCTTGCTTTGTGGTCCCCCGGGTGCGGGGAAATCCATGTTGGCGCGTCGCCTTCCCGGTATTTTACCACCCCTTGATGCCCATGAGGCTTTGGAAGTTTCCATGATCCATTCCATTGCAGGCACCTTGCCTGAAGGCGGCTTGATGGTGGAGCGCCCGTTTCGCGATCCTCATCATAGTGCCTCTATGCCTGCCTTGATTGGCGGTGGTCATCGCGTGCGCCCCGGGGAGGTTTCCTTGGCCCATCTTGGGGTGTTGTTTTTAGATGAGTTGCCTGAATATAACCGCACGGCCTTGGAAGCCTTGCGCCAACCTCTAGAGACTGGGCGTGCTGAGATTGCGCGTGCCAATGCCCATGTGAGCTATCCCGCGCGCGTGCAACTTATTGCCGCTATGAACCCGTGTCGTTGTGGGCATTTAGATGATGCGGCCCTTGCCTGTTCGCGTGCGCCCAAATGCGCAGAAACCTATCGTGATAAAATCTCAGGTCCGCTTTTGGACCGGATTGATCTGCATTTAGATGTGCCGCCTGTAAGCCCCATGGATTTGCACCTGCCGCCTTCAAGTGAGGGAACACAAGAGGTGCGCGCACGGGTGTTGCGCGCACGTATGGTGCAAAAAGAACGTTATCAGGAAAAAGGCCTGCGCACTAATGCAGAGGCCGATGGGGAATTTCTTTTAAAAATCAGTCAGCCGGATCAAGCCGGGCAAAACCTGCTGTTGGAAGCGACCAATAAATTGAAACTTTCTGCGCGCGGCTATCACCGTGTCTTGCGTGTGGCCCGCACTTTGGCAGATTTGGAAGGGTGTGAGAATGTGAAGGCGGACCATATCGCAGAAAGCCTGTCCTATCGTCCCAATATGTCTAGGAAAACAGAACAGGCTTTTGCTGTTTAG
- a CDS encoding DEAD/DEAH box helicase, translating into MDAFLCPDLGIMCGSFTGYQLHFDDLNADDIGTHNVTTFDMLGLAQPFLDAVEKQGFEAPTKIQDIAIPHLMNGFDLMGVAQTGGGKTAAFVLPILNRLLEENEKTVSGKPRCVILAPTRELAQQIGVAVRSFTKGQKIFHTVIFGGSPYKQQLQQLQRGVHIVVATPGRLMDHMERGSIKFDSVHTFVLDEADRMLDMGFIHDVKKVAAEMPDEKQTVMFSATMSKQVRALAGGLLNKPKQVEVARENTVAETIDHRVLHTKQKDKQRLLSHLLDDPTLKKVLIFTRTKAMADRLCDNLKERGHKTDTIHGDRQQSARQRVLRAFRNGNIELLVATDVAARGIDVADISHVINYDMPLEGDAYVHRIGRTGRAGQSGMALSFCTDGESDLLQQIERTIKQRVDVDKDHPFHQDPLPFKAGGEQKRRRFGGGGGGGNRKFGGGGPNKRKPEGGFKKKTEGGFKNKSDGGFKKRTDGGFKKHSPKKTHRKGGGPRRAA; encoded by the coding sequence ATGGATGCGTTTCTTTGCCCCGATTTGGGCATCATGTGCGGAAGTTTTACAGGTTATCAGTTGCATTTCGATGACCTAAACGCAGATGATATAGGAACACATAACGTGACCACATTTGATATGTTGGGTCTGGCGCAGCCATTTCTTGACGCCGTTGAAAAGCAAGGCTTTGAAGCCCCGACCAAAATCCAAGACATTGCCATCCCCCATTTGATGAACGGGTTTGACCTCATGGGCGTGGCCCAAACAGGTGGCGGTAAAACAGCCGCATTTGTCCTGCCCATTCTTAATCGCCTTTTAGAAGAAAATGAGAAAACCGTATCTGGTAAACCGCGTTGCGTCATTTTGGCCCCAACACGCGAGCTTGCCCAACAGATCGGTGTTGCCGTTCGTTCCTTCACCAAAGGCCAAAAGATTTTCCATACAGTGATTTTCGGTGGCTCACCATATAAACAACAGCTCCAGCAACTCCAGCGCGGTGTTCATATTGTTGTGGCTACACCAGGTCGCCTCATGGACCATATGGAACGTGGCTCCATTAAGTTCGACTCCGTTCATACCTTCGTTTTGGATGAAGCTGATCGCATGTTGGATATGGGCTTTATCCATGATGTGAAAAAAGTCGCCGCTGAAATGCCAGACGAAAAACAGACCGTTATGTTTTCCGCTACCATGTCCAAACAGGTCCGTGCCTTAGCCGGTGGTTTGTTAAACAAACCCAAGCAAGTTGAAGTCGCGCGTGAAAACACGGTTGCCGAAACCATTGACCACCGCGTTTTGCACACAAAGCAAAAAGACAAACAGCGCCTTCTATCTCATCTGCTCGATGATCCGACTTTGAAAAAAGTCCTGATCTTTACCCGCACCAAAGCCATGGCAGATCGTTTGTGTGACAATCTCAAAGAACGCGGTCACAAAACAGATACCATCCATGGCGATCGCCAACAATCAGCCCGTCAACGTGTTTTGCGCGCGTTTCGCAATGGCAATATCGAATTGTTGGTTGCCACAGACGTTGCCGCACGCGGTATTGACGTGGCCGACATTTCCCACGTGATCAACTATGACATGCCCCTTGAAGGCGATGCCTATGTGCACCGTATTGGTCGCACAGGCCGTGCGGGTCAAAGCGGGATGGCCCTTTCATTTTGTACAGATGGTGAAAGCGATCTTCTGCAACAGATTGAGCGCACCATCAAACAACGCGTTGATGTAGATAAAGACCATCCTTTCCACCAAGACCCACTACCATTTAAAGCAGGTGGTGAGCAAAAACGTCGTCGCTTTGGCGGCGGTGGTGGTGGCGGCAACCGCAAATTTGGCGGTGGCGGCCCCAACAAGAGAAAACCTGAAGGTGGCTTTAAAAAGAAAACCGAGGGCGGCTTTAAGAACAAGTCTGACGGCGGTTTTAAAAAGCGCACTGATGGTGGCTTTAAAAAGCACAGCCCGAAAAAGACACACCGCAAAGGCGGTGGTCCACGTCGCGCGGCTTAA
- a CDS encoding cell division protein FtsX: MSFLSLNHHKDLPLDKDPGTRFLPWLIAFMVYLAALSVVATSIMQSVSNRWERGVSDTLTVQIPPARSVKEDQSQIENALKVLRSHPAVVLAEPIAKSHVLKLLEPWLGGTDSLADMPLPHLIDVSLRSSVSMDAQGLVDALNKVAPGATLDDHRVWLDRLIRMSQTLTWGAYIVLGLICFATIGTIFFVTRTGLAIHHEVIEVLHLIGAQDSYIARQFAEHSMGLALRGGLLGLAAAGPTFGAFAYLYRQVESALLPQIDITIIQWIVVLSLPVLAAFLGYMTARSAVLRTLQKMV, translated from the coding sequence ATGAGCTTTCTGTCTTTAAACCATCATAAAGACCTGCCCCTAGATAAAGACCCGGGCACGCGTTTTTTGCCATGGTTAATCGCCTTTATGGTCTATCTCGCTGCTCTTTCCGTGGTTGCGACCTCTATTATGCAATCGGTCTCAAATAGATGGGAGCGCGGGGTGAGCGATACATTGACCGTGCAAATCCCGCCTGCACGCAGTGTAAAAGAAGACCAGTCGCAAATTGAAAATGCGTTAAAGGTTTTGCGCAGCCATCCCGCTGTTGTTTTAGCCGAACCCATTGCCAAGTCCCATGTGCTGAAATTGCTAGAACCTTGGTTGGGCGGTACCGATTCGCTCGCTGATATGCCATTACCTCATCTCATTGATGTATCTTTGCGCAGTTCTGTATCCATGGATGCCCAAGGTCTTGTGGATGCTTTAAATAAAGTCGCACCCGGGGCGACATTGGATGACCACCGCGTCTGGCTGGATCGTCTTATTCGCATGAGCCAGACCTTAACCTGGGGGGCTTATATCGTTTTGGGGCTGATCTGTTTTGCCACCATCGGTACGATCTTTTTTGTGACCCGCACGGGCCTTGCCATTCACCATGAAGTCATTGAAGTGCTCCATCTCATTGGTGCCCAAGACAGTTATATTGCGCGCCAATTTGCTGAACATTCCATGGGGCTTGCCCTTCGCGGCGGGCTGTTAGGTTTGGCAGCAGCCGGACCAACCTTTGGGGCTTTTGCCTATTTATATCGCCAAGTTGAAAGTGCGCTCTTGCCACAGATTGATATTACCATCATTCAATGGATTGTGGTGTTGAGCCTGCCTGTTTTAGCTGCTTTCCTTGGCTATATGACCGCACGTTCTGCCGTGCTGCGCACCTTGCAGAAAATGGTGTAA
- the ftsE gene encoding cell division ATP-binding protein FtsE: MIKLENIGLRYGVGPEVLRDVSLSLEEGAFHFLTGPSGAGKSSLLKLMYLAHRPTRGLISLFGNDIATIDRHKLPALRREVGVVFQEFRLLDHLSTFDNVALPMRVANIHEKDIKKHVTELLAWVGLKNHMDARPSTLSGGQQQRVALARAVIKRPRLLLADEPTGNVDDKLAVRLLHLMEELNKLGTTIVMATHNEGLVRQFGHPRICIDGGRVEQMGPLRPARKAAVRMEGKVT, translated from the coding sequence ATCATCAAACTGGAAAATATCGGTTTACGTTACGGGGTTGGACCGGAAGTATTGCGTGATGTGTCTTTATCACTCGAAGAAGGCGCGTTTCACTTCCTCACCGGGCCCAGTGGCGCTGGTAAATCCTCCCTCTTAAAACTCATGTATCTTGCCCATCGCCCTACGCGCGGGCTGATTTCCCTGTTTGGCAATGACATTGCAACGATTGATCGCCACAAGCTCCCTGCCCTGCGCCGTGAAGTCGGCGTTGTGTTCCAAGAATTTCGCCTGCTCGATCATCTTTCCACCTTTGATAATGTCGCCCTGCCTATGCGTGTGGCTAATATCCATGAAAAAGATATCAAAAAACATGTAACCGAATTGCTGGCTTGGGTCGGTCTGAAAAACCATATGGATGCACGCCCCAGCACCCTTTCAGGTGGTCAACAACAACGTGTTGCCTTGGCGCGCGCCGTCATCAAACGCCCCCGCCTGTTACTGGCCGATGAGCCCACAGGCAATGTGGATGATAAACTGGCCGTGCGCCTGCTTCATTTAATGGAAGAACTTAATAAGCTTGGCACCACCATCGTCATGGCAACCCACAACGAAGGGTTAGTGCGCCAGTTTGGTCATCCGCGTATCTGTATTGATGGCGGACGTGTGGAACAAATGGGACCCCTGCGCCCTGCACGCAAAGCCGCCGTGCGCATGGAAGGCAAAGTGACATGA
- a CDS encoding phasin family protein, translated as MAAAKKPASQANPFAFDATKMFGDFDPTKLMGEFDPKKFMGDFQKAFSEYKIPGVDGNVIIESQKKNVEALAQANKVALEGMQAVFKRQAEILGQAMEEMQSTFKDLSSTGEPQDKVAQQTDLVKDAVEKALSNMRELAEMAGKSNTEAFDTIHTRFTESLDEVKDQVLKLKK; from the coding sequence ATGGCCGCAGCTAAAAAACCAGCTTCTCAAGCTAACCCATTCGCTTTCGACGCAACTAAAATGTTTGGCGATTTCGACCCGACTAAATTGATGGGCGAATTCGACCCTAAGAAATTCATGGGCGACTTCCAGAAAGCTTTCTCTGAATACAAAATCCCAGGTGTTGACGGCAACGTTATCATCGAAAGCCAAAAGAAAAACGTTGAAGCTTTGGCTCAAGCAAACAAAGTTGCTCTTGAAGGCATGCAAGCAGTATTCAAACGCCAAGCTGAGATCCTCGGTCAGGCTATGGAAGAAATGCAATCAACTTTCAAAGACCTTTCATCAACTGGTGAGCCACAAGATAAAGTTGCTCAACAAACTGATCTGGTTAAAGACGCTGTAGAAAAAGCTCTTTCTAACATGCGTGAGTTGGCTGAGATGGCTGGAAAATCAAACACTGAAGCTTTCGACACAATCCACACTCGTTTCACAGAGTCTCTGGACGAAGTTAAAGACCAAGTTCTTAAGCTTAAAAAATAA
- a CDS encoding DUF3426 domain-containing protein yields the protein MIVSCPSCSAHYSVPLNALGEDGRTLRCAKCGHSWEQLPYDDTVLDLNEHEETAAPPPPPPAPKPIVIPDPEPEPEPEPEPVFAPEPEPEPEPEPAFEPEPEPELEATPEPVSASDSFDTEDMPSDEELNDIFGDTDDIEPMESMAESMYSSDDVLDDVGDSDDIPDVFTAPVRLKEKKKKGGFFKFLFWLIVLIGILGSGVHFGRPYVMQYVPQAGDYYKIYDEYFGMAQEMMGMKPKLSEMMQIRDVHSSRRKEGNDDILVIAGDVGNISETTQMIPQLRVSLYDATDQEVQFVVVDTKDKEVASGGTTPFEALIKNPVSSARRLQVTFMEAEMK from the coding sequence ATGATTGTTAGTTGTCCAAGCTGTTCGGCACATTATTCCGTTCCCCTGAACGCATTAGGGGAAGACGGACGTACGTTGCGTTGCGCCAAATGTGGCCATTCGTGGGAGCAGCTTCCCTATGATGATACGGTTCTTGATCTTAATGAACATGAAGAAACCGCAGCGCCGCCACCCCCACCGCCAGCGCCCAAACCTATTGTAATCCCTGATCCAGAGCCGGAACCAGAGCCTGAGCCGGAACCCGTTTTCGCACCAGAGCCTGAGCCCGAGCCAGAACCGGAACCTGCCTTTGAGCCGGAACCCGAGCCTGAGCTGGAAGCCACACCTGAGCCTGTATCAGCAAGCGATAGTTTCGATACAGAGGATATGCCAAGCGATGAAGAGCTTAACGATATCTTTGGCGATACCGATGATATTGAGCCCATGGAATCCATGGCCGAATCCATGTACAGCTCGGATGATGTTTTAGATGACGTCGGTGATTCTGATGATATTCCGGATGTTTTCACCGCGCCTGTGCGCTTAAAAGAGAAAAAGAAGAAAGGGGGTTTCTTTAAATTCCTTTTCTGGTTGATTGTTTTGATCGGCATTTTGGGCTCCGGTGTGCATTTTGGTCGCCCGTATGTGATGCAATATGTGCCACAAGCCGGGGACTATTATAAAATTTATGACGAATATTTCGGCATGGCTCAGGAAATGATGGGCATGAAACCGAAATTGTCTGAGATGATGCAAATTCGTGATGTGCATTCATCGCGCCGCAAAGAAGGCAATGACGATATCCTTGTGATTGCAGGTGATGTGGGCAATATTTCAGAAACCACACAGATGATTCCGCAGTTGCGTGTCTCTCTTTATGATGCGACAGATCAGGAAGTCCAGTTTGTGGTTGTTGATACCAAGGATAAAGAAGTGGCTTCTGGTGGGACAACACCGTTTGAAGCATTGATTAAAAACCCGGTATCTTCTGCGCGTCGCCTTCAGGTGACCTTTATGGAAGCTGAAATGAAATAA
- a CDS encoding lysophospholipid acyltransferase family protein, with protein sequence MTFIRSLLFNIYLFGGTALIALVLLILMPFSSQEMRKGSQFWTRYVMWGMRNITGITYEVRGIEHLPQSGAIVACKHQSAWDTAIFVLLRISTAYILKQELLKIPFYGWYVKRSGHIAVDRNAGASALKNMVSDVRNALEKERNVVIFPEGTRSSPGEPGTYHPGIAAIYTQTKLPVIPVALNSGLHWGRRSFLKKPGKIIMEIMPPIEAGMKRRDFMAKLEETIETKTRELEAEGQKAGE encoded by the coding sequence ATGACATTTATTCGTTCTCTTCTTTTTAATATTTACCTTTTTGGTGGCACGGCGCTGATTGCCTTGGTCTTATTAATCCTCATGCCTTTTTCCTCACAGGAAATGCGCAAAGGCTCTCAATTCTGGACGCGTTATGTCATGTGGGGTATGCGCAATATCACGGGCATTACCTATGAAGTGCGCGGTATTGAGCATTTGCCACAAAGCGGCGCAATTGTGGCTTGTAAGCACCAATCGGCATGGGATACTGCCATTTTTGTGCTGTTACGTATTTCCACGGCCTATATTTTAAAGCAAGAACTGCTTAAAATCCCGTTTTATGGATGGTACGTCAAACGCAGTGGTCACATTGCTGTTGATCGTAACGCAGGGGCAAGTGCATTGAAAAACATGGTGAGCGATGTGAGAAACGCACTGGAGAAAGAACGCAATGTGGTGATCTTTCCCGAAGGCACACGTTCAAGCCCCGGTGAACCCGGTACATACCATCCCGGTATTGCAGCGATTTATACCCAGACCAAACTGCCCGTTATTCCTGTGGCCTTAAACTCAGGCCTTCATTGGGGACGACGCAGCTTTTTGAAAAAACCGGGTAAAATCATCATGGAAATTATGCCGCCGATTGAAGCGGGCATGAAACGTCGTGACTTTATGGCGAAACTGGAAGAAACGATTGAAACAAAAACCAGAGAGCTTGAAGCCGAAGGTCAAAAAGCAGGAGAATAA
- the proC gene encoding pyrroline-5-carboxylate reductase, with protein sequence MGLVLIGCGKMGGAMLEGWLDQGVPKDTIRIVEHSAEHAQALRDTHDVRVIDDIKDIEDGFPADIVVLAVKPQGMDDAAQSCQRFGNNTTFLSIAAGKTVSYFEGHLGENAAIIRVMPNTPAAVRRGISVAYANDKVSDEAKTICTDLLGAIGEVAWVEDEALMDPVTAVSGSGPAYVFYMTECLAQAGIKAGLSEELATQLARATIAGAGELMRQSGTDASQLRINVTSPGGTTQAALEVLMSEDGIAPAMDKAVDAATQRSKELAG encoded by the coding sequence ATGGGTTTGGTCTTAATCGGATGCGGTAAAATGGGTGGGGCAATGTTGGAAGGCTGGCTGGATCAAGGCGTGCCAAAAGACACCATCCGTATTGTTGAACATTCTGCGGAACATGCCCAAGCCCTGCGCGATACCCATGATGTGCGCGTTATTGATGACATCAAGGATATTGAAGACGGTTTTCCAGCTGACATCGTTGTGCTGGCTGTCAAACCCCAAGGTATGGATGACGCCGCACAGTCCTGTCAGCGTTTTGGCAATAACACAACCTTCCTATCCATTGCTGCTGGTAAAACCGTTTCTTATTTTGAAGGCCATCTGGGTGAAAATGCTGCCATCATCCGCGTGATGCCCAACACACCCGCAGCCGTGCGCCGTGGCATCAGTGTGGCTTATGCTAATGATAAGGTGTCTGATGAAGCAAAAACCATCTGTACAGACCTGCTCGGTGCCATTGGGGAAGTGGCGTGGGTTGAAGATGAAGCTTTGATGGACCCGGTCACCGCTGTTTCGGGTTCTGGTCCGGCTTATGTTTTTTATATGACAGAATGTCTTGCTCAAGCGGGCATAAAAGCTGGCCTTTCTGAAGAACTAGCGACCCAGCTTGCGCGCGCCACCATTGCTGGTGCCGGTGAGCTTATGCGCCAAAGCGGCACGGATGCCAGCCAATTGCGCATCAATGTGACCTCGCCGGGTGGCACAACCCAAGCTGCCCTTGAAGTGCTGATGAGCGAGGACGGAATCGCGCCTGCCATGGACAAGGCGGTAGATGCTGCAACGCAACGTTCAAAGGAACTTGCAGGGTAA
- a CDS encoding YdcF family protein translates to MGGFSQRKQRRLFGPFVLSLILICAIWGIGFIAFTNYVPRHIQDGESLTDGIVVLTGGTHRLNTGLALLTDQKAEKLLISGVYRGVDLEQLLSLSKSAPRELECCIDIGHEAFDTRGNAKETMQWIKKTGFKSLRLVTANYHMPRSLLEFSFSLPETHIIAHPVFPEHVKIDQWWRWPGTAELLIGEYNKYILVWLRQELARLTDIEFLK, encoded by the coding sequence ATGGGGGGCTTTTCACAAAGAAAGCAACGTCGCCTCTTTGGCCCCTTTGTTCTCTCCCTCATATTGATCTGCGCGATTTGGGGGATTGGTTTTATCGCCTTTACCAATTATGTCCCGCGCCATATTCAAGATGGCGAAAGCCTGACCGATGGTATCGTCGTGCTAACAGGGGGCACCCATCGCCTTAATACAGGCCTTGCCTTACTGACTGATCAAAAGGCAGAAAAGCTTCTGATATCCGGTGTCTATCGCGGAGTGGACCTTGAACAATTGCTCTCTCTTTCAAAAAGTGCACCGCGCGAGCTGGAATGTTGCATTGATATCGGTCATGAAGCCTTTGACACCCGCGGCAATGCCAAAGAAACCATGCAATGGATCAAGAAAACAGGTTTTAAGTCTTTACGATTGGTCACAGCGAACTATCATATGCCGCGCAGCCTGCTGGAATTTTCCTTTTCCTTACCTGAAACCCATATCATCGCCCATCCGGTTTTCCCCGAACATGTGAAAATCGATCAATGGTGGCGTTGGCCGGGAACGGCCGAATTGCTGATCGGTGAATATAATAAGTATATTTTGGTCTGGTTACGCCAAGAATTGGCCCGACTGACAGATATTGAGTTTTTAAAATGA